CATGCTGGCGATCTACTCGCCCGTGGGGCTGGCGTTGCTGGTGGCGGCGGGTGCCGCGACGGCGGCGCTGGGCAAGGGCGGGCTGCCCAAGCATGTGGGGCGTTTGCCGGCCCCTGCCGCGGGAAGCGCGCCGCGACTTTCCTTCGGGTTCGCCCAGTTGCTGGTGTACGCGGGGGTGATCGTCGCGGTGCCGATCCTGGCGTTCCTGGTGAGCCGCAACACGCTGGCGGGGTATGCGCTGTCCGGGTTCGGGATTCTGGCGCTGGGGATGATCTTGTTCGAGGCGTTGCGCTCGCCGAAGATCGAGCGAGAGCGGCTGTTCGTCGTCCTGATCCTGATGTTCTTCTCGATGCTGTTCTGGGCGTTCTTCGAGCAGGCGGGCAGCAGCGTGAACAACTTCACGGACCGCAACGTGAACCGCGTCGTGGACGCCGAGACGTTCACGCCGGGGCAGGTCGGCACGACGGTCGAGGTGCCGGCGAACCAGGCGCTGGTGGGGCTCAAGCGTCCCGACGGAAGCACGGTGGTGCTGACGGAAATCGACGGGCTGGTGGAGGCGTATCGGAAGGAGAACGAGGACGCGTTCCTGCGGGGCGAGCGACCGACGGTGTCATGGCAGGTGCTGCCCGAGCACGTGGGCAAGCAGTACGGAGGCCAGGAGGTCAAGGCGTCGATCTTCCAGGCGGTGAACCCTGTCGGCATCATGATCTTCGGGCTGATCTTCTCGGCGCTGTGGGGGCTGATGGGACGATTGAAGTTGGAGCCCAACACGGCGGTGAAGTTCGCGCTCGGGCTGGCGCAGCTCGGCCTGGGGTTCATCGCGTTCTGGTACGGGGCGTCGAACGCGTCCGATCGAGGGATGACCTCGATGATGTTCCTGGCGCTGGGGTATGTGCTGCACACCACGGGCGAGTTGTGTCTGTCGCCGGTGGGGCTGTCGATGGTGACGCGCCTGTCGCCGGCGAGGATGGTGAGCACGGTGATGGGCGGGTGGTTCCTGGCGACGGCGTTCTCGAACTACCTGGCCGGCGCCATCGCCTCGCTGACGGGGGTCTCGCACGGGGAGGATGGCTCTGGCGCCCTGCCCCCGCCGCAGGAGACGGTGGGCGTGTACGGCTCGGTGTTCGGGCAGATCGGCATCGCGGCGTGCGTCTCGGCGCTGATCGTGCTGGCGCTCTCGCCGCTGCTGAAGAAGTGGATGCACGCCGGCGCCGACGCCCCCGAGCCGAGCACGGGCGGGCACTAGCCGGCGTTCGGCGGGGCGCTCGCCCGCGCACCGTCGGACGCACGGACCTCGGTGACGGTGCACGCGCGCCCGAACCGCGCGGCGAAGCGCGAGGCGATGTGCGCCCGCGCGTTGTCGGCCGCGTCGCGGCGGGCGAGCACGACGGCGCTCCCGCCGAAGCCCGCGCCGGTGAGGCGAGCGCCGTAGACCCCCGGGTGCTCGCGTGCGGCGTCGACCACGGCGTCGAGTTCGTCGCACGAGACGCGGTAGTCGTCGCGCAGCGACGCGTGCGAGGCGAGCATGATCGCGCCGAGCGCGGGCCAGTCGCGGGCCGCGAGCGCGCGGATGAACCCGTCCACGCGGTCGCGCTCGCTCAGGACGTGCCGTGCGGCGCGGCGGATGGTGTCGGGCATGGCGAGGATTGCGGCGTCTGTCTGCGGGCCCGATGGGGCGTCGCAGAGCACGCGCACGCCCAGCGCGCGGGCGGCGGTCTCGCACGCGGCGCGGCGATCGGCGTACGCGCCGTCGGCGAGGGCGTGGCGCACTCCGGTGTTCACGACGAGCAGCGCGCACGACGCGGGGTCTGGCGCGGGCACGTACGAGATGGCGGACGCGTCGCCCATCTGCACGCGGTCGCAGGCGATGCGCATGGCGTGCCCGGCTCGTCCGAACACGGAGGCTGCCTGGTCCATGATGCCGCAGGGCACGCCCGCGTAGCGGTGCTCGGCGCGCTGGCAGAGGAGCGCGAGGCGCACGGGCTCGATGGAGAGGCGGCGGCACGCGGCGCACGCGGTGGCGACGCTCACTTCGAGAGCGGCGGAACTCGAGAGGCCCGCGCCCAGGGGCACATCGCCCGCGAAGGCGATGTCGCAGGCGTGGTTCGCATCGGGGCCTTCGGGAGCGATGCCGCGGACCTCGGCGTGGAGTTCGGCGAGCGTGCCCAGGACGTACGGGCGCCAGGCCGGAGCGGCGAGGGCCAGGCTCTCGGGCGAGAGATCTGCGGGCACGCGGAGCATCTCGCCCGAATCTGCGGCCAGCACGCGCAGGAAGCCGGGTTCGCCCGGCGGCCCGACGCACGCGGCGCAGCGCGCGTCGATCGCGATCGGGAGGACGGGCCCGCCGCAGTAGTCGATGTGCTCGCCGATGAGGTTTACGCGGCCCGGCGCGGAGCCGATGACCTCGGGCGGGCGGGCGAAGGCGCGTTCGAACGCGGCCCGCGCGCGAGCGGGGGCGTTCACCGGGCGGCCCCGGCGCCGGCGTCGGCGATCCAGTCGTACGCGACCAGCGCGGTCCAGGCGGCGATCGCCCCGAGCGCGTGCAGGCCCGCGACGAGCGTGAGTCGCTCGCGCGGGAGACGCAGCAGCGCGTGCAGGGTGAGGATGTAGGCGCACGCCGCGGCGGGGATGAGCAGCAGCCGGCCCCAGGCGCCGAGCGCCGGAAGCGTCAGCGCGTTGACCAACTGGAACGCCGCGACGGAGCCGGCGATGGCGGCGATGGCACGCGACCACGAGCCGACGATGACGCCCTGGAAGTGGGCCGCGAGTCGGATGGCGCCCACCCCGACGCCGAAGCCGAGCATGGCGAAGTAGACGACGGACACACCGGCCGCG
Above is a window of Planctomycetota bacterium DNA encoding:
- a CDS encoding oligopeptide:H+ symporter, with protein sequence MSAAATSPAASQPAPGSGPEMFGHPTGLFTLFFAEMWERFSYYGMRALLVFYMIKGFLGYGDTEAYSVYGAYTALVYATPFIGGLLADKLLGARKAVVLGGLLMAAGHLLMAVENEYAFFVALALLICGNGFFKPNISTMVGQLYPKGSGKRDAGFTIFYIGINLGAALAPLLCGYVGETYGWHYGFGLATIGMLIGVAIFVAPTVVTQGLIVVGALATAGSMVVVQWNDPLMLAIYSPVGLALLVAAGAATAALGKGGLPKHVGRLPAPAAGSAPRLSFGFAQLLVYAGVIVAVPILAFLVSRNTLAGYALSGFGILALGMILFEALRSPKIERERLFVVLILMFFSMLFWAFFEQAGSSVNNFTDRNVNRVVDAETFTPGQVGTTVEVPANQALVGLKRPDGSTVVLTEIDGLVEAYRKENEDAFLRGERPTVSWQVLPEHVGKQYGGQEVKASIFQAVNPVGIMIFGLIFSALWGLMGRLKLEPNTAVKFALGLAQLGLGFIAFWYGASNASDRGMTSMMFLALGYVLHTTGELCLSPVGLSMVTRLSPARMVSTVMGGWFLATAFSNYLAGAIASLTGVSHGEDGSGALPPPQETVGVYGSVFGQIGIAACVSALIVLALSPLLKKWMHAGADAPEPSTGGH
- the galK gene encoding galactokinase is translated as MNAPARARAAFERAFARPPEVIGSAPGRVNLIGEHIDYCGGPVLPIAIDARCAACVGPPGEPGFLRVLAADSGEMLRVPADLSPESLALAAPAWRPYVLGTLAELHAEVRGIAPEGPDANHACDIAFAGDVPLGAGLSSSAALEVSVATACAACRRLSIEPVRLALLCQRAEHRYAGVPCGIMDQAASVFGRAGHAMRIACDRVQMGDASAISYVPAPDPASCALLVVNTGVRHALADGAYADRRAACETAARALGVRVLCDAPSGPQTDAAILAMPDTIRRAARHVLSERDRVDGFIRALAARDWPALGAIMLASHASLRDDYRVSCDELDAVVDAAREHPGVYGARLTGAGFGGSAVVLARRDAADNARAHIASRFAARFGRACTVTEVRASDGARASAPPNAG